ATGAGCGGGATGCGGTTCCAGCCATCGGCCCGCATCGCACCTGACGAAGGCTTCCGGATCCTGGGCGCGGTCTCGCGCGATGTCTGGTACCCGACGAACAGCCCTTCCTTGATCAGGTACACGCGCTGAGCCGGAATCCCCTCGTCATCCCATCCAAAAGTGCCCAAACCGCTGGGTACGGTGGCGTCCGCGACAATGCTTACCGCGCCAGAACCGTACTGCAGCCGGTTATACTTGTCGACGGTCATGAAACTCGTTCCGGCGTACGACGCTTCGGTTCCCAGCACGCGGTCAAGCTCGGTCGGGTGGCCGCACGACTCGTGCACCTGCAGGACCATCTGGCTGCTGTCGAGCACAAGCGTCGTCTTCGTCGAGGGGCACGGTTTAGCTTTCAATAAAATGAGCGCTTCCTCGGCCACGCAGGGCGCGCGGTGTTTTAATTTCATCGCTTCGATGAACTCAAAACCGGCCTGGCTGTAATCTTCATACGAACGGATCTGCATTTCGCCCTTGTCCATGGCAAAAACCTTGAGGCCGCCGCCCACGAAAGTGAATTCCTGGACGACCGCGGAGCCGTCAGTCGAGGCAAAATGGACCTTTATCGAGCGCGACGTCAGGAACGCCGTGCTGACCTTTATCCTTTTGTCGATCCGCAGGGCCTCGTCGCAGGCAAAAAGCAGGTCGATCTTTTTGCTGATCGGCACCTTGAGCGGGTTAATCTTAACGCTTGAACGGTAGGTGCCTTTCTGCGGCTGTACCGGCGCGAGCACGACCGGTTCGCCGCGGACACGGGCCGACGCCCGGGCAATGGACAGCGCTGCCGCGGTCACCACCGCGGCCTCGCGCGGTTTGATAATGTTCGATGATGAAAAACCCCACCCTGAATCCTTGAGGACCCGAACCCCGAAACCGATGTCGGAACTGCGGGTCACGGCCTCCAGGACCCCGTTCTTTATCATCAGTATTTCGTTTTCTTCTTCCACGACCCGTACATCGCCGTAATCGACTTTTTTCGATCTGAAACTGTCTATGATGTTATGGGTAAATGTCTTCATGGTCAGCTCCTTCGCAATATCCGTTCAAACCGCATAACTA
This window of the bacterium genome carries:
- a CDS encoding TldD/PmbA family protein is translated as MKTFTHNIIDSFRSKKVDYGDVRVVEEENEILMIKNGVLEAVTRSSDIGFGVRVLKDSGWGFSSSNIIKPREAAVVTAAALSIARASARVRGEPVVLAPVQPQKGTYRSSVKINPLKVPISKKIDLLFACDEALRIDKRIKVSTAFLTSRSIKVHFASTDGSAVVQEFTFVGGGLKVFAMDKGEMQIRSYEDYSQAGFEFIEAMKLKHRAPCVAEEALILLKAKPCPSTKTTLVLDSSQMVLQVHESCGHPTELDRVLGTEASYAGTSFMTVDKYNRLQYGSGAVSIVADATVPSGLGTFGWDDEGIPAQRVYLIKEGLFVGYQTSRETAPRIRKPSSGAMRADGWNRIPL